Proteins from one Nerophis lumbriciformis linkage group LG08, RoL_Nlum_v2.1, whole genome shotgun sequence genomic window:
- the peli2 gene encoding E3 ubiquitin-protein ligase pellino homolog 2, giving the protein MFSSSQEEHCAPSKDPVQYGELVVLGYNGSLPNGDRGRRKSRFALYKRTKANGVKPSTVHILNTPQDSKAVNSKGQHSISYTLSRNHTVVVEYSYDKDTDMFQIGRSTESPIDFVVTDTIAGGQEGEETPITQSTISRFACRVVCERNPPYTARIYAAGFDSSKNIFLGEKAAKWKNPDGHMDGLTTNGVLVMHPKGGFTEESKPGVWREISVCGDVYTLRETRSAQTPGKLVEIESNVLQDGSLVDLCGATLLWRTAEGLFHTPTQKHLEALRQEINAARPQCPVGLNTLAFPSIQRSRALSCLEDKQPWVYLACGHVHGYHNWGHRSEQEADTQRECPMCRMVGPYVPLWLGCEPAFYVDTGAPTHAFVPCGHVCSKKSVKYWSEIPLPHGTHAFHAACPFCATQLSLAQGCSKLIFQGPVD; this is encoded by the exons GTACAATGGCTCTCTGCCCAATGGAGATCGCGGTAGACGGAAAAGCAGATTTGCGCTATACAAGAGGACCAAAGCCAACGGTGTTAAGCCAAGCACAGTGCACATCCTCAACACACCCCAAGACAGCAAG GCCGTGAACTCTAAAGGCCAACACAGCATCTCATACACGCTGTCTCGGAACCACACAGTGGTGGTGGAGTACAGCTATGATAAAGACACGGACAtgtttcag ATTGGCCGTTCCACTGAGAGTCCCATCGACTTTGTGGTGACAGACACCATAGCGGGAGGCCAAGAGGGCGAGGAGACTCCCATCACACAGAGCACCATCTCACGTTTTGCCTGTCGGGTCGTTTGTGAGCGCAACCCTCCTTACACGGCTCGTATCTACGCAGCCGGGTTTGACTCTTCCAAGAATATCTTCCTTGGG GAAAAAGCTGCTAAATGGAAGAACCCTGATGGTCACATGGATGGCCTGACAACCAATGGTGTGCTGGTGATGCACCCCAAAGGTGGCTTCACAGAGGAATCCAAGCCCGGCGTATGGCGAGAGATTTCAGTGTGTGGGGATGTTTACACCCTGAGAGAGACACGCTCTGCACAGACTCCAGGCAAACTG GTGGAGATTGAGAGTAATGTCCTCCAGGACGGCTCGCTGGTGGACTTGTGTGGCGCGACCTTGCTGTGGCGCACGGCTGAAGGCCTTTTTCACACCCCCACCCAAAAGCACCTGGAGGCTCTTCGGCAGGAAATCAACGCGGCGCGGCCCCAATGCCCTGTGGGTCTCAACACCCTCGCCTTCCCCAGCATCCAACGCAGCCGCGCCCTCTCCTGCCTGGAGGACAAGCAGCCGTGGGTGTACTTGGCGTGCGGCCACGTGCACGGTTACCACAACTGGGGTCATCGGTCTGAGCAGGAGGCCGACACCCAGCGAGAGTGCCCCATGTGCAGGATGGTGGGCCCCTACGTGCCGCTCTGGCTGGGCTGCGAGCCCGCCTTCTACGTGGACACGGGCGCCCCCACGCACGCCTTCGTGCCGTGCGGACACGTGTGCTCGAAGAAGTCCGTGAAGTACTGGTCGGAGATCCCGCTGCCTCACGGCACCCACGCCTTCCACGCCGCCTGCCCCTTCTGCGCCACCCAGCTCAGCCTGGCTCAGGGCTGCTCCAAGCTCATCTTCCAAGGCCCAGTGGACTGA